A part of Brachybacterium faecium DSM 4810 genomic DNA contains:
- a CDS encoding acetyltransferase (GNAT) family protein (PFAM: Acetyltransferase (GNAT) family) produces the protein MTDPAPRTGSAPHSDPAPRTDPAARGERPPRSSRATAAADPAHAFTIDVPSLADAPALARVHVRGWEVAYGHALHGEQWFGEPAIRRRREQWTRWLTPGTPEADEGRFRIGRDATGAPVGLAASWAPREPQPVRERELSILYIDEAWFGSGLGRALVQSLLGEEPASVWVAEDNARARRFYEKLGFAADGAREVDERWPVLPDIRMVR, from the coding sequence ATGACCGACCCCGCCCCTCGCACCGGCTCCGCCCCGCACTCCGACCCCGCCCCGCGCACCGACCCTGCCGCCCGCGGCGAGCGCCCGCCCCGCAGCAGCCGTGCCACCGCCGCTGCGGACCCGGCGCACGCCTTCACGATCGACGTCCCCTCTCTCGCGGATGCGCCGGCGCTGGCGCGGGTCCATGTGCGGGGCTGGGAGGTGGCCTACGGTCACGCGCTCCACGGCGAGCAGTGGTTCGGCGAGCCGGCGATCCGTCGCCGCCGGGAGCAGTGGACCCGCTGGCTCACGCCCGGCACTCCGGAGGCCGACGAGGGCCGGTTCCGGATCGGGCGCGACGCGACGGGCGCCCCCGTCGGCCTCGCCGCCTCCTGGGCGCCCCGCGAGCCGCAGCCGGTGCGGGAGCGCGAGCTGTCGATCCTGTACATCGACGAGGCCTGGTTCGGCAGCGGCCTGGGGCGCGCGCTCGTCCAGTCGCTGCTCGGCGAGGAGCCCGCGAGCGTGTGGGTCGCCGAGGACAACGCCCGCGCCCGCCGCTTCTACGAGAAGCTCGGCTTCGCGGCCGACGGGGCGCGAGAGGTGGACGAGCGCTGGCCTGTTCTCCCGGACATCCGGATGGTGCGCTGA